The Pseudomonas pergaminensis nucleotide sequence GGGATAACCCGCTGACCTATGCCCGCCTGTTGGGCGGCGCAGTGTTGCTGGGTGTGTTCGTCGGGGTTGAACGCGTGCAGCAACGGCCGATGGTCGACCTGCAATTGTTCCGGCACCCACGCTTTATCGGCGCGCTGCTGGGGATGTTTGCCTACGCCGGGTGTGCCCAGGTGATGATGACGCTGCTGCCGTTTTACCTGCAGAACGGCTTGGGGTTCTCCGCGATAGCCTCGGGCCTGGGCATGTTGCCGTTCGCCCTGACCATGCTGGTGTGTCCACGCATCGGCGCACGCCTGGCCACCCGCTTTGCCCCCGCAACGATGATGGCCACCGGGCTGACGCTGGTCGGCTGCGGTAACCTGTTGAGTGCCTGGGCGGTGAACACCGGCGGCTACCTGCCCTTCGCCCTGGCGATTGCCGTCACTGGCGCCGGTGCCGGCCTGCTCAACGGCGATACGCAGAAAAACATCATGGCCTGCGTGCCACGCGACCGCGCGGGGATGGCGTCAGGCATGAGCACGACCATGCGCTTCAGCGCGATCATGTTGGCGATTGGCGTGTACGGGGCGTTGTTGAGCAGTCACAGCGAGCAACTGCTGAGCGCGACAATCGATGCACAGTGGCAGGCACAGGTGGCGGGCATTGCTTCGCGGGTCGTGGCGGGCGATATGCCGGCAGCCATGGGCCTGTTGCCGGCGTCGGCACAGGCGCTGGTGCAGCCGCTGGCCCGGCAGGCGTTTGTGGGTGGGTTCAGCGGAGTGTTGTGGGTGGCGGGTTTGCTGGGATTACTCGGCGCGCTGGTGGTCGGTACGCTGATGCGCAACCCCATCCCGTCAGCGCCCGCCCTGACACCGCAAAACCTGTAGGAGCCGAGCTTCTACAGGTGATCAACTTGGGATCGGGGTTACCAGAACCGTTGCTGGGTCAACCGGCTCCACCAGGTCAGCAGCACCCGGTCCACCGAGCCACTGGCCGCCAGGCCCACGCGTTCCTGCAGGCTCTTGCGCTCGGCATAGTGCAGGTGGAACACCTCGGCGGTCTTGGCCTTGGTGGCCAGGTATTCGTCACTGGTCTGCAGCTCATCGACCAGTTGCTTGTCGAGGGCTGCAACACCCAGCCACACTTCTCCGGTCGCTACATCATCGATTGCCAACTGCGGGCGATAACGGGAAACGAAGTTCTTGAACAACTGGTGAGTGATGTCCAGGTCTTCCTGGAACTTCTCGCGACCCTTCTCGGTGTTCTCGCCAAACACTGTGAGGGTGCGCTTGTACTCGCCGGCGGTCAGGACTTCGAAGTCGATATCATGCTTTTTCAGCAGGCGGTTGACGTTGGGCAGTTGTGCCACCACGCCAATCGAACCAAGGATGGCAAACGGCGCGCTGATGATCTTCTCGCCAATGCACGCCATCATGTAGCCGCCGCTGGCAGCGACCTTGTCGATACACACGGTCAGCGGCACGCCTGCCTGGCGGATACGCGCCAGTTGCGAGGACGCCAGGCCATAGCTGTGGACCATGCCGCCGCCACTTTCCAGGCGCAGCACCACTTCATCCTTCGGGGTCGCCAGGCTCAGCAGCGCGGTGATTTCGTGGCGCAGGCTTTCAGTGGCCGAGGCCTTGATGTCACCGTCGAAATCCAGCACGAACACCCGTGGCTTGGCCTCGGCTTTCTGCTTGCCCTTCTTCTTTTCAGCCTTGCCTTCGGACTTGCGCAGGGCCTTGAGTTGGTCCTTGTCGAGCAGGCTCGATTCCAGGCGCTCACGCAGGCCTTTGTAGAAGTCATTGAGCTTGCTGACCTGCAGCTGGCCGGCAGATTTGCGACGACCTTTGCTGCGCAGTGCCGCGAAGCTGATCAGTACCACCAGAATAGCGACTACCAGGGTGACGGTCTTCGCCAGAAAGCTCGCGTATTCGGCCAGAAAATCCATAGTTCTCCTTACAAGTGCGGTGCGCCAGGCGCGGATGGCCCAAGCATACCGACGGCATCGCGTTCGGGCCAGTGATCAAACGGCCAGCAACGATCGGCTCCAACGAGCTTTTAAAACAAGCGTATGTTTTTTCATTGACAGCTCGCAGGCATCCTCATAACCTCGCCAGACTTTCAACGTACCGGGAAAACGGACGTGGGCAGCATCTATCTGATTCGACATGGCCAGGCCTCCTTCGGTGCAGACGACTACGACGTCCTGTCGCCCGTCGGCGTGGAGCAGGCGCAAGTGCTCGGCCGCCACCTGGCGGACATGGGCCTGGTGTTCGACCGCTGCGTGGCCGGCGACCTGCGCCGCCAGCAGCACACCGCCACCGCCGCCTTCGATCAGTACAGCACCCTCGGCCTGCCGGTACCGGCGCTGGAAATCGACAGCGCCTTCAACGAATTCGATGCCGACGCGATCATTCGCGCCCTGCTCCCCGACTTGCTCACCACCGAACCCGAAGCCCTGGAGATCCTGCGCAATGCCGCGCAGAACCGCAGCGAATTCCAGCGCATCTTCGCCTTGATCATCGAGCGCTGGCTGGCCGGCACCTATGACCCGCCGGGGCTGGAGAGCTGGCTGGGCTTTGTGGAGCGCGTGCAGGGTGGCTTGCAACGCATTCTTGAAGCGGCGGACAACGCGCAGAAGATCGCGGTGTTCACCTCCGGCGGGACTATCACCGCCCTGCTTCACCTGATCACCCGAATGCCCGCCGCCCAGGCCTTCGAGCTGAACTGGCAAATTGTTAACACTTCGCTCAACCAACTGAAATTCCGTGGTCGCGAGGTGGCACTGGCTTCCTTCAACAGTCATACCCACTTGCAACTGTTGAAGGCGCCGCAACTCATCACGTTCCGATGAGCGGCGGCCAACCGTGACCCCAAGGTCACTGGACTCTACCCTAAAGGATCGAAACCATGACTGACGTAGCCAAAGCTGTAGAAGCAATGAAAGCCAAATTCAACCCAGCCGCCGCTGACGGCCTGGACCTAGTGTTCGGTTTCCGTATCGACGACACCCAGAACTTCTCGCTGGTGGTCAAGGACAACACCTGCGAACTGCTGGAAGGCGAAAACCCTGACGCCCAAGTGACCCTGGTCACCGACGGCGAAACCATGGAAGGCATCGTCAGCGGCGACACCGACGGCATGCAGGCCTTCATGAGCGGCAAGCTGCGCACCGAAGGCGACATGATGCTGGCCATGAAACTGAGCGAGCTGTTCCCGGCCTGATAAGGCTGCGCTCAAAAAAATCCCGCCTTTCGGCGGGATTTTTCGTTCAGCCAACCTCCCGGTCAGCGGGTGTTGGCGTCATCCATTTCTTCGAACGTGTCCATGTACGCAGGGTCATTACCATCGTTTTCACGAATCACACGCCCTTCATACTCGGCGGTGATTTCACCGGTATTGACGTCAAGCCCAACCACGATCACCAGCTTGTATTTGCCCACTTGCAAGTACATGTCATAGAGGTCCCGGGGTTCATCGGGCAGCATAAAAAAGCTGTAGCTGTAACGTACGCGCTTGGTTAACACGGGCCACTGTGCTTCAAACGCGCGGGGATCGAAGGATGGGAGCACATCGCCGATTCCACGCAGCGCGGCCTCGACCAGTTGGTCATTGTCCTTGGCTTTGAAGACCACCGGATGAGTGCGAGTCATCGACCGCATCGGGTTGGGTACAATATCCGTTTCAAGGCGGTACATGCCGCTGCTGAACCATTTTGTTGCATCGAAGGTGTCGTCACCTTTCTCGCATTCGCGGCAATGCATCATCAGCGGCGCCGCAGCGCTTTCTCGGGAATACAGTGAAGTGATCAACACGCCGCAGGTGATCAGCAGTGCCCCCAATAGGCCTGCACTGCCAACCCGCGCGAAAACATTCGCCATCGTCTACATCCTTATCTGAAGGGGTGGCGAATTTACCTGATGCAGACCTTTCGGTGGCGGGATTTTTTTGCCTGCCATTTCGCAAGCCATGGAGTTTCAATGTGGGAGCTGGCTTGCCTGCGATAGCGGTGGACCCGACAACATTGATGCAGGCAGTGCCGACGCCATCCCAGGCAAGCCAGCTCCCACAGAAAAGCAGATCAGTGGCGCAGCTTAGATTTTCGGCTGCAGCAGCAACGCCACCAACGCACTCCACCCCGTCTGATGCGACGCCCCCAACCCACGCCCGGTTTCGCCATGGAAATACTCATGGAACAACACCAGGTCGCGACTGGCCGGGTCTGCTTCCAATTGCGCATAGCCCGACATCGACGGTCGCAGTCCATCTTCATCGCGCAAAAACAATCGCGTGAGACGTTGGCTGAGGCTGTCGGCCACTTCTTCAAGGGACGCCAGATAACCGCTGCCCGTCGGGTACTCCACCGAGAAGTTATCCGCGTAGTAGCGGTGAAACTCGCGCAGCGATTCGATCAGCATGTAGTTCACCGGCATCCACAGCGGCCCGCGCCAGTTGGAGTTGCCGCCGTACAGGCGCGAGTCGGATTCGCCCGGTTGGTAGCGCGCACACAGGGTGTTGCCATTCATCTTCAACGCCAGCGGCTGTTCGGCGAAGGCCTTGGACAAGGAGCGCACGCCATACGTCGACAAGAACTCGCTGTCGTCCAGCATGCGTCGCAACAAGTCCTTGGTGCGCTCGCCCCGCAACAAGGCCAGCAACAGGCGGTTGCCCTGCCCCGGTTCGTTCCAGCGTGACACCAGTTTGGCCAGGTCTGGCCGGTGCTCCATAAAGCCCATCAAGCGCTCGCGCAAACCTTCCAGGCCTTCATGCTCACGCTGTTCCAGCACCAGCACGGCAAACAGCGGCATCAGGCCAACCATCGAACGCAGGCGCACCGGTTCATTCTGGCCGTCGGGGCGGTGCAGCACGTCGTAGAAGAACAGGTCCTGCTCATCCCACAGACCTTCGGCGCTGTCGTCGACGCGGTTGATGGCGCCAGCGATGTACAGGAAATGCTCGAAAAACTTCACCGCGATATCCACGTACACCACGTTGCGCTTGGCCAGCTCCAGGCCGATGCGCATCAAGTCCAGCGCATAGGCGGCGACCCAGGCGGTGCCGTCGGCCTGGTCCAGCTGATAACCCGTCGGCAGCGTGGCCGAACGGTCAAACAAGGCGATATTGTCCAGCCCCAGGAACCCGCCCTGGAACAGGTTGCGGCCCTCGGCGTCCTTGCGGTTGACCCACCAGGAAAAATTCAGCAGGAGCTTGTGGAAAATCCGCTCAAGGAAATCCATATCGCCTACGCCGGTCAGTGCCTTGTCCTGCTGATAAACGCGCCAACTGGCCCACGCATGCACCGGTGGGTTGGCGTCGTCGAAGCGCCACTCATACGCCGGTAACTGGCCGTTGGGGTGCATGAAGCGATCCTTCACCAGCAACAGCAGTTGTTGCTTGGCATACCCTGGGTCGATCAGCGCCATGGCCACGGCCTGGAAGCCCTGGTCCCAGGAGGCATACCACGGGTATTCCCAAGTGTCGGGCATGGAAAGGATGTCGAAATTCGACAGGTGCCGCCAATGGGTATTGCGGATATGCAGGCGCTCGGGCGGTGGCACGGGTTGGGCCGGGTCGCCGTCGAGCCATTGGTTGACGTCGAAATAGTACAACTGCTTGGACCACAACAACCCGGCCAGCGCTTGGCGTTGCACATTGCGCGCATCGTCATCGTGGATGTCGTGTTGCAAGGCCGCGTAGAAGTCATCGGCCTCCTGGCGGCGCGCCTCGAACAGCTTGCGGGCATTGACCTGCGGCGCGTCGACGGGCGCAAAGCGCAGGTAGAGGGTTTTGCTTTCCAGGCCTGCCAGTTCGACGATGAAACGCGCCGCGACTTTGGTACCACTGTCACGCCGAATGGCCGACTGAATACCCTCGACCACGTAATCGTTGATCCCGTCCTTGAACGGCCCCGGCGCCGGCTGCCCATCCAGGCGGGGAAAGTTGCTCTCGTTTTCGCAGAACAGCCATTCCACCCCCTCCTGGCCCCAGGCGCT carries:
- a CDS encoding MFS transporter; translated protein: MTRVSPRLTLLTASGVCSLIVLDTNIVAVTLPSIARDLGANFADIEWVVSAYMLAFAALLLPAGSIADRFGRKKTLIWGLGIFILASLGCGAAPTALILDIARAIKGVGAALLLTSALASIGHTFHDDVERAKAWAFWGACMGVAMTAAPTLGGLITQYLGWRWIFYLNLPVGLVLMGLVLRTIAESRDTQSARLDPWGSLAFSASLLCLIWGLIEANRIGWDNPLTYARLLGGAVLLGVFVGVERVQQRPMVDLQLFRHPRFIGALLGMFAYAGCAQVMMTLLPFYLQNGLGFSAIASGLGMLPFALTMLVCPRIGARLATRFAPATMMATGLTLVGCGNLLSAWAVNTGGYLPFALAIAVTGAGAGLLNGDTQKNIMACVPRDRAGMASGMSTTMRFSAIMLAIGVYGALLSSHSEQLLSATIDAQWQAQVAGIASRVVAGDMPAAMGLLPASAQALVQPLARQAFVGGFSGVLWVAGLLGLLGALVVGTLMRNPIPSAPALTPQNL
- a CDS encoding SCP2 sterol-binding domain-containing protein — translated: MTDVAKAVEAMKAKFNPAAADGLDLVFGFRIDDTQNFSLVVKDNTCELLEGENPDAQVTLVTDGETMEGIVSGDTDGMQAFMSGKLRTEGDMMLAMKLSELFPA
- the sohB gene encoding protease SohB yields the protein MDFLAEYASFLAKTVTLVVAILVVLISFAALRSKGRRKSAGQLQVSKLNDFYKGLRERLESSLLDKDQLKALRKSEGKAEKKKGKQKAEAKPRVFVLDFDGDIKASATESLRHEITALLSLATPKDEVVLRLESGGGMVHSYGLASSQLARIRQAGVPLTVCIDKVAASGGYMMACIGEKIISAPFAILGSIGVVAQLPNVNRLLKKHDIDFEVLTAGEYKRTLTVFGENTEKGREKFQEDLDITHQLFKNFVSRYRPQLAIDDVATGEVWLGVAALDKQLVDELQTSDEYLATKAKTAEVFHLHYAERKSLQERVGLAASGSVDRVLLTWWSRLTQQRFW
- a CDS encoding histidine phosphatase family protein, which codes for MGSIYLIRHGQASFGADDYDVLSPVGVEQAQVLGRHLADMGLVFDRCVAGDLRRQQHTATAAFDQYSTLGLPVPALEIDSAFNEFDADAIIRALLPDLLTTEPEALEILRNAAQNRSEFQRIFALIIERWLAGTYDPPGLESWLGFVERVQGGLQRILEAADNAQKIAVFTSGGTITALLHLITRMPAAQAFELNWQIVNTSLNQLKFRGREVALASFNSHTHLQLLKAPQLITFR
- a CDS encoding MGH1-like glycoside hydrolase domain-containing protein; the encoded protein is MTATPDTRILDTTEGQRLALPDAERWREWGPYLSERQWGTVREDYSADGDAWAYFPHEHARSRAYRWGEDGLAGFSDKAQRWCLGLALWNERDAIIKERLFGLNNAEGNHGEDVKELYFFVDGVPSHAYMRMLYKYPHAAFPYADLISENARRGLDDAEYEILDTGVFEDNRYCDVSVEYAKHQPDDLFMRVSVHNRSDQPTRLQVMPQLWARNDWSWSFDAAKPQLKLDGEQVLAHHPELTDRYLSAWGQEGVEWLFCENESNFPRLDGQPAPGPFKDGINDYVVEGIQSAIRRDSGTKVAARFIVELAGLESKTLYLRFAPVDAPQVNARKLFEARRQEADDFYAALQHDIHDDDARNVQRQALAGLLWSKQLYYFDVNQWLDGDPAQPVPPPERLHIRNTHWRHLSNFDILSMPDTWEYPWYASWDQGFQAVAMALIDPGYAKQQLLLLVKDRFMHPNGQLPAYEWRFDDANPPVHAWASWRVYQQDKALTGVGDMDFLERIFHKLLLNFSWWVNRKDAEGRNLFQGGFLGLDNIALFDRSATLPTGYQLDQADGTAWVAAYALDLMRIGLELAKRNVVYVDIAVKFFEHFLYIAGAINRVDDSAEGLWDEQDLFFYDVLHRPDGQNEPVRLRSMVGLMPLFAVLVLEQREHEGLEGLRERLMGFMEHRPDLAKLVSRWNEPGQGNRLLLALLRGERTKDLLRRMLDDSEFLSTYGVRSLSKAFAEQPLALKMNGNTLCARYQPGESDSRLYGGNSNWRGPLWMPVNYMLIESLREFHRYYADNFSVEYPTGSGYLASLEEVADSLSQRLTRLFLRDEDGLRPSMSGYAQLEADPASRDLVLFHEYFHGETGRGLGASHQTGWSALVALLLQPKI